Part of the Myxococcales bacterium genome is shown below.
GTCCTCGGCGATTCGCGCACCGTTGGGAGCGTCGCGCCAACGACGCCCGAGCGCTTGGTGCGCATCGATGCGTTCGCGATGGACAAGGACGAGATGACGGTCCGTGAGGCGCGTTCGCTGCTCGCAAAGGTGGGCGGCGACGACCGGCCCGGCCGTCGCGGCGAAAACGTGTGCACGTTCACCACCGAGCCCAGCGACAACGACGAGCTCCCCCTCAATTGCGTCAGTCACGCGCTCGCAGGCGCGCTCTGCAACGCTCTAGGCAAGCGCCTACCCACGGAGGCTGAGTGGGAATACGCGGCCGGCAGTCGTGGCGAAGAGCGCGAAACCCCGTGGGGCGACATTGGCAGTGCGTGTTTCGATGCCGTCCTCGCGCGCGGGCGCTCTCCCGCAGAAGGCGGGCCAAATCAGACTGACTCGACGTCGTGCCGCGTCGTACCTGGCGAGCCCACGCGCCCCTTCGGACCTGTACGAGGCGGCAGCGCGGGCGACGTGACGCGAGAGGGCCTTCGAAACCTTGGGGGCAACCTCACCGAGTGGGTCAGTGGCGCGCCAGCCCCCTACGACGACGCCTGCTTCGGGCCAGCGGGTGCGCTGACGAACCCCGAGTGCAAGGCGCGCGATGAACAGAGGCTCGTCCGCGGCGGCCACTGGGCTCTTGCGCCGACGTTCTCCGCCACGACCTTCCGCGGAGTCCAACGCCGTGGCCTCGGAGACAGCTTCACCGGCGTGCGATGCGTCATGCCGTTCGGACGGAAGTAGGAGCCGGGGCCCCCCATGTCGACGCCTCGTCCCTTTGATGCTCGGGCGCGCACCTGTCGCGCGGTGAGGACCTTCGCTGCCTGCGGCCTGGTGT
Proteins encoded:
- a CDS encoding SUMF1/EgtB/PvdO family nonheme iron enzyme, producing MTAARIGAGFMLIALGACAVDEPARSQWRVAVSTDAPVPLLADRLLVEVLDDKGSLACSACSRLFGVARETTWPVSFGVVPTGRERFVRARLYRGARIGANGLPEGAMLIDGLGALEAPHGVTDVALRLSMLCFGHAAEPTRPAACDPATGATTPPLTLKGDAPLEVGQAAIAVESECDGVPSGMACVKGGVFVLGDSRTVGSVAPTTPERLVRIDAFAMDKDEMTVREARSLLAKVGGDDRPGRRGENVCTFTTEPSDNDELPLNCVSHALAGALCNALGKRLPTEAEWEYAAGSRGEERETPWGDIGSACFDAVLARGRSPAEGGPNQTDSTSCRVVPGEPTRPFGPVRGGSAGDVTREGLRNLGGNLTEWVSGAPAPYDDACFGPAGALTNPECKARDEQRLVRGGHWALAPTFSATTFRGVQRRGLGDSFTGVRCVMPFGRK